One stretch of Lucilia cuprina isolate Lc7/37 chromosome 6, ASM2204524v1, whole genome shotgun sequence DNA includes these proteins:
- the LOC111686031 gene encoding chromobox protein homolog 3-like: MSTAKKERSSRVVSKTSAEKKKYVVEKILSRRKRNRKVQYYLKWKGFDESENSWESAENLNCKHLINIFEAQIAKTTLKVKVNVDSDRSLTLRTRKTLNSQTVEATKPALDESETDKENSEDLKDSSIKPLKTDAEEVATKANAEEQPKTTKTAVIAKSTRNTKVSENSSTITKETKEPAAETTLATSKSYEIINENLLVTDFLTRPSVQTGFDKGLEVEKILGATNVKDQLYLVVKFHGDDEPQLILNTIVNRKIPQMVIKFYEDSLSWDTDDEQG; encoded by the coding sequence ATGTCTACAGCGAAAAAAGAGCGTAGTAGTCGAGTAGTTTCTAAAACGTctgcagaaaaaaagaaatacgtGGTGGAAAAAATCCTGTCGCGACGCAAGCGCAATCGGAAAGTGCAATATTATCTCAAGTGGAAAGGTTTTGATGAAAGTGAAAATAGCTGGGAATCAGCAGAAAACTTAAATTGTAAACACTTGATCAACATATTTGAGGCACAAATAGCGAAAACAACTCTTAAGGTTAAAGTCAACGTAGATTCTGACAGAAGTTTGACATTAAGAACGCGCAAAACATTGAATTCACAAACAGTAGAAGCAACTAAACCCGCATTGGATGAAAGTGAAACTGATAAAGAAAATTCGGAAGATCTCAAAGATAGTTCAATAAAACCCCTTAAAACTGACGCCGAAGAAGTAGCAACAAAAGCCAATGCAGAGGAACAaccgaaaacaacaaaaactgctGTTATCGCAAAATCAACTAGAAATACAAAAGTTTCTGAAAATTCTTCAACAATTACAAAAGAAACCAAAGAACCTGCAGCCGAAACCACTCTAGCCACCTCTAAATCTTATGAAATTatcaatgaaaatttattgGTTACAGATTTTCTAACTAGACCCTCTGTTCAAACGGGTTTCGATAAAGGCCTTGAGGTGGAAAAAATCTTAGGTGCTACAAATGTTAAGGATCAACTCTACTTAGTTGTAAAATTTCACGGTGATGATGAACCACAATTGATATTGAACACGATAGTAAATCGAAAAATTCCTCAAATGGTGATAAAATTCTATGAAGACTCTTTGTCTTGGGATACGGATGATGAGCAAGGATAA